The genomic DNA TGACAAAGATTATATAAAAAAAGAAGTCAATACATTATTGGTAAATTGGCATCAAGCCGCCGCAGATGCAGATTTTAAGGAGTATTTTGGGTTAATGGACAACACTGCTGTTTATATCGGAACGGCTGCAGAAGAAATCTGGACTAAAGAACAGTTTGCAAGCTTTAGTAAACCTTATTTTGATAAAGGTAAAGCGTGGGATTTTAAAACGTTAGAATGTACTGTTTCTGTAAACGAATATGGTTCCTTTGTTTGGTTTGATGAGCTTTTAGTTACTTGGATGGGAACTTGCAGAGGTTCTGGAGTGCTAGAAAAGAAAGAGGGTTCTTGGAAGATTAAGCAATACGTTTTGTCGGTTCCAATACCAAATGAAGACATTCAAACAGTAATTTTAGCGAAAAAGGAAAACGATGCTATTTTCTTAAAGAAGCATCAGAAATAATTTTTTTAGAAGCCATTTCCTGCTTTCCACTATATCTTTTTTATTGTTGTTCTCGATACCAATTTTTTCATTCTTCAAAATTCACTTGAACGGACAGTTAAAAAGGATACCGTTTCAATCAGGTCTAATACCATTGAATGGTAAATAATGATATTTAAAGTCAAACAATTAAGAAACAACC from Polaribacter sp. ALD11 includes the following:
- a CDS encoding nuclear transport factor 2 family protein gives rise to the protein MVNWHQAAADADFKEYFGLMDNTAVYIGTAAEEIWTKEQFASFSKPYFDKGKAWDFKTLECTVSVNEYGSFVWFDELLVTWMGTCRGSGVLEKKEGSWKIKQYVLSVPIPNEDIQTVILAKKENDAIFLKKHQK